The Nitrospira sp. SG-bin1 genome includes the window TCCGAGACTCAGGTCTTCCGCCGAGGGACGCATGATGCGCCGAATCCCGTATCCGCCCGGATCGCTCATGATGGGCGCTTCCTTTTCCAAGTCGAACAGGCAGGGTTGGCAAGAAAATCCATACGACTCGTGAAGCTTTTTGTTTTCGACGATAAAGTTCATGGTTTCCAGCGCTTCTTCTTCTTTTTCCGTGGGGAACCCGACGATGATGTAACAATGCACGGCGATGCCGAGATCCACGCAGTCATCCGCGATCCGCCGGACCCATTCTTGCTTGATCCCCTTCTTCATGAAATCCATAATCCGCTGATTGAAAGACTCCAATCCAAAGACGATCTTCAAACATCCGGCATCCCGCATCGACGCCAACAGCTCGCGTGAGAGATTTTTCTCAAACCGCATCTCGCACGTCCATTTGACGTCGAGCTGTTTTTCGATCAATTGGTGACACAATCGCTTCGTCGGCGCCAATGCAAAGCACTCGTCGGTAAAGAAGAAGTGGCGCGCCCCATAGCGCTGTTTCAGCCATTGCAGCTCTTCGACCGTACGCCCCGGGTCCTTCTGCCGGAAATTCTGGTGATCGAGCGTCAGCGCGCAGAACGCACAATCTTTGTAGTAGCAACCCCGCGAAAACTGGACCGGTAACACCGGTTCCGGAGACAAGTAACGATCCAGCGGAAATCCGTCATAATTCGGCGCGGGGAGCTGATTGACATTTTCCGAATAGAACGGTTGGTTGACCGTGATTTTGCCGTTCTGTCGATAGATCAGGTTTGGGACTTTGCTGTAATCTTTTTTGCCGGCCAACTGATTCACGAGTTCCAGCAACGCCGTCTCTCCCTCGAATACGACGATGTCGTCGGCTAACTCGAAGAGACTCGGACATCGGCGAATGTTGTCCACCAGACGGGTGAAAATGCTGCCCCCGATGGTCACATGAAGATCCGGAGCGGCTTCTTTGATCAGTCGACAGAGCGTGAGGCCTGGTATGATTTGCGACGTGGCTGTGATCGAAACCCCAATGAGATCAGGACGGCTGTCGACGATCGACGAGATGAACCGGTTCCGAAACAGACTCAGGTAGGGATTCTGCGCTTCATCACGAACGACTCGCATGAGGTCTTTAGAGGAATAAATGGAATAGTTCCCAAACTGATTGTCCACGACCGTGAGCCTGGTCGGGAAATAGATCGCGGAGACCACTTCCAACCACTTGTCGATCATGAAGAGGCTCGCCCGATAGGCATCCGGATCGTAAAATCCTTCGCTGCGCAACGTTTCCTTCGCAAGCTCAATGCGATCTGCGAGATAGGAAAACCGGTCGAGCGAGTCCGTCACCTTCACGTAATGTTCGCGACTTCCGTGCCCCGTCTCCCCGGTCTGAGTCCGTTCAAGTTCACGCTGTTTGGCGACCAGCCGTTGATGGACCTCTGCCGCATAGTCTCTGGTGAGCACCGCGTCCAACAATTCGATCCCGAGGTCCCGCTGCGAGACGTCGGAAATGCCGCCCTGATGCAAAAATCCAGTCAGGGACGGCAAGCTAAGATACGGTTGAGAAGGATGCCAGG containing:
- a CDS encoding B12-binding domain-containing radical SAM protein; this translates as MKVSLLFPPTWHPSQPYLSLPSLTGFLHQGGISDVSQRDLGIELLDAVLTRDYAAEVHQRLVAKQRELERTQTGETGHGSREHYVKVTDSLDRFSYLADRIELAKETLRSEGFYDPDAYRASLFMIDKWLEVVSAIYFPTRLTVVDNQFGNYSIYSSKDLMRVVRDEAQNPYLSLFRNRFISSIVDSRPDLIGVSITATSQIIPGLTLCRLIKEAAPDLHVTIGGSIFTRLVDNIRRCPSLFELADDIVVFEGETALLELVNQLAGKKDYSKVPNLIYRQNGKITVNQPFYSENVNQLPAPNYDGFPLDRYLSPEPVLPVQFSRGCYYKDCAFCALTLDHQNFRQKDPGRTVEELQWLKQRYGARHFFFTDECFALAPTKRLCHQLIEKQLDVKWTCEMRFEKNLSRELLASMRDAGCLKIVFGLESFNQRIMDFMKKGIKQEWVRRIADDCVDLGIAVHCYIIVGFPTEKEEEALETMNFIVENKKLHESYGFSCQPCLFDLEKEAPIMSDPGGYGIRRIMRPSAEDLSLGFFYEVQEGMTPDEAERLYRYVYERISEVVCELPFNYAMADGLLYISRAKEGAGQAPMAAR